The Suricata suricatta isolate VVHF042 chromosome 13, meerkat_22Aug2017_6uvM2_HiC, whole genome shotgun sequence nucleotide sequence GAAATAGTTGTATTTCAAGGCCATCCTTTCAGAATGTGCCCTGATATGGCTGAACCTGAAGATCTTTCTCCTAAACTGTGTCAAGAAACAGCTATAGTCAAAGTCCTTCCTTCTGAAAGTGAAGACAGAGCAGACCTGGAAGGATGCTCTCCTGAAGCATTCCCCAAACCAGATGTGCCTAAAGCCTATGCTCATGAAACATACCAAAAAAGAGCTGAACCTGGGGAATACAATTCTGAACCAGATCAAGGAATGGCTGAGATTGAAAGCTTCTTgcctaaaacagaagaaatagccGTGCCTAAAGACCTTTCTATAAAAACACACCAAGAAACAGTTGAACCTGAACACTTCTCTCATGAAACTTATAAGGAAATTGCTGTGCCTAAAGCACTCTCTCCTGAGGCAATCCAAGAAATTCCTGATGAGGAATATCCACCTGAAATATACCAAGAAACACCTGGGCCTGAAGACCTCTCCAccaacacatataaaaataaggatGTAACTGAAGAATGCTTTCCAGAACCATACCAAGGAACAAAAGGGCCCCAAGGCCAGGATCCTAAAGGACACCAGGAGGAAGCTATGGATGTTTATACTTTTCCTCAAGGTAGGGATGGTTTATTGGGACAAGTCGGTGATGCTGCCACTTAATAGGACTCCCCATTTATAATTAGAGCACCAACATAGGTTTACATCTCCTTCAGAGTGCTGATTTATAGCCTTTGACAATTGTAGGATATCCGCTATTATTGCAAGCGATATCATTCATGCCATTAGCTAGTTTCAAGTAAAGAATGTTTTTCATCCAACCAGTGTCTGTTTGGcacatttacaaagaaataaaaaaaaataactgaccGTATAAGTGTGTATACTAGGCACTTGACATAGTATCCATTCTGGGAAGCTTTAGGCAGTGAAATGAAATAAACCCAATACAGGATGAAttacatgcaaaatattttaaagaacgaTTAAGTTTAAATTAACAAGAAAGCTTGATGAATAAAGGTTTTCTTGAGAATTAAATTTCCCAGCAAATGAAAGCAAGTAAATTCACAGTACAAGGTGCCAAGGGGGTTAGAAAGGTACAAAATATGATCCTGTTACTGTTACTAAGGGAACTTGTTTTTGTAGGATTTATCAGGTTTGCCAAAAACCCTTTCTATTTCAATATTTGTTCCTGAAAAGCATTCTCCCAAAGATAACACTTTTATAATAATGTGACCTTTCTTCAGTTTGACCTTTGCCTCAGGGACAATACTGAGAACCTCGATTCACTTTGCACAAAACCATAGACAGTATAAGAAATGGGCTGAGTCTAGCAGACCGTAACCTTTTCACGAGAAATCACTCTGAGAgcctatttgttctttttcctaaaaGATAAGTACAGCAAAAACATGGGGTTAGTGGGAATCCAAGGGGTACAGGTTTTGAGGAAATCCCTTGAAAAAATTAGAGTAAACAGCAGCCGCATGAAGCACTGTTGGAGAAGACCTTTTTATCCACACAAGGCtcagttctagaagtttcatTCTTACCAGAGTTAATGTGGGCAATTAGTTCATGCTTTTCTTGTTTGAGGTTTTGTCTGGCTAAACAAATGGAAGTATATACCTTCTTACTGATTAGAAAATGCTCATAGTAATGAATTATAAATGTTCGTTACGATAAATTAAAGCAGTATAAGTGAATATAGAGTAAATCTCCTCTGACACCATCTCCTATCTCTGAACCCATCCTGGGGGTTGCTTTCCTCTGTTTTAACAAATGATCTAGTATACCTTCTATTCTGTGTAAGCTGCATTTTTTCACATGAGATTTATATCACGGCCATCTTAATGACTTAATTTTGTAACAGTTGTATGGTATTGTGTTATATGTACAATAATTTATCCAACCAGTCTCTGaaatgatgaacatttaggtgactgccaagttttattattataacaatGTTCAATGAACATGATTGGAAGTAGCATTTATTTGgcacttcctatgtgccagaAACTATGAAACCTTTGTGTAAATCATTATATTCAATGTTAAAAACCCTGTCAGAaaaataatatctcattttatagataaggaaactgagacactgGAAGCTTAAGTCTGTCTgattatatcctttggataaatcccttgAAATTGAAATGCTGGGCCAAAGGGTACCCACATTTAATGTGTGGATATATTCTGGCAATTGAGGCTCCCAAAATGTTTTAGCAGTCCACACAAACCAAGAGTTTATATAAGTGCTTTTCCCCCAATACCACAcatgattacattaaaaaaatcttttccttgtgtgttataggtttaaaaaaacccaaacaacctaattgttttaatttccactttTCTGATAACAACTGCTACTAGGCATTAGTATTAttatgaatttgaatttcataattgttataaatttgaattttttctttttaaaattatttttttaaaaatgtttattttgagagagagcacacacatgtgagccagggaggggcagaaagagagaaggagagagagtatccccagcaggctctgctgtcagcacagagcctgacatggggcttcatctcatgaactgccaggtcatgacctgagccaaaggcggatgcttagccgactgagccgcccaggcaccccacatttatgatattttaatatttaagtttttaactcATCTGAAATTTGCTTTTGTGCAAGGTGTGAGgtagaggttttgtttttatctaggTAGTCAATtgtcccaataccatttattgaacctagtttaatattttattttacagaaatgggaggaaaaccCAAGGCAGAAGAACCAAATATACCGGCAATTCCAAACGTTCCTCAAGAGATTCATCCAGAAAATGACGTCTatagttatgttttgttttaacgATGCTCAACCATCACAGTTGTCCAACAAAATACACATcttaatatatgtgtaattttctcaaaatattgtaGATCTCTACAATACTCaaagttttaagtgttttttgttCACATATAGACCACAGTTGAGAGAACTAAGGTGTTTTTTCAGGTTCTACCATATCGATGATATCCTgctagtttgtgtgtgtgcgtgtatatgtaTGTTGGGTGGTAAATAAGTGATCCTTCCCCTTGAGAAGAAACCTCTCTTtggttagttttcttttttttttggttaagttttttttttaatttatttttttccttggttaATTCTTAAAAGTAGAGAGTATTGACTGTTCACTTAAAAGTTGGGAGTAATTGTTTTCTTGTAAACTTTGTTCAATTATCAATGTAACAATAGCATCAACATTTTATTCAGGCTTTCGTTGGCTTTTTAAGTTAATGTTAACAATTTATCCTTCTGAGACTCCTTCAAAGATATTTTGAGGTGATAAGTAATGGATGTAGTTTACTTGagcatttaaattttgattttctatttttcctttttaaatagtgtatttGTGCAAAATGTACATTAAATCATTATCACATGCTTCATTGTGTGGACGGCACTGTGGTAAGCACTGTGAGGGTTAGAAGACCTATAGCATATAGTCCTTACCCACCAGGGGTTTAATCTAGTCTTATggggaaataaaacaatgtaaataattacaaaagaaaatagtaaaggcTAATGTCATTTGAATAGTACATACAATAGAGgaaacactcttttttttttttattggagtgACCTGAAAAAATTGTATCTCCAAGGAGCCATGAAAGATGGAAAAGATTTGTATAGTAGGTGAGGATCACAGCATTAATGTATGTGACACAGAGAAGGGTGAATTCAAGATATATTCAAGAGAACTACCTGCAAACTACAGTTAATGCAGGATCCATGTGGATTAGCAGGCTAATAGGCTAAAAATCTCATATTATTAGAGTGAACAGAATTTTGCATACTAAAGAATATGTTAGGGAATGGGGAACTAAGTAAGACTTCCAAACAACAGAGTGGCTTTTAGTATTTTAAGACTGTCTGGCGATGATGGTCAGGATTAGCTGAAAATGACAAGAGTCTGGGGGCAGGAGTAGGAACTATTCTGGGTGGGCAGAGGTCTGAAAACCTCCCtggcggggggtggagggaggttgtttgcagttttctctctttagaagACTCTAAGGGGATTTTTGCGAGTAAAGGTTTAGTTTAAGGGCACAGTTGCACAAGCCCTACAGGCACACAGGCACCAGCTAGGCTCTAGGCTGTACAGTAAAGAACAAGACAGAATCTCAGTCCCTCAAGCATTTGGAGTTTAGAACAGAGGCTCCCAACACTCAGGACATATTAGAACCACTGAGGTAGATTTAAACATTACAGCTGTTCCTCCTCAGGGATTCTGATTTATCAGTCTAGGATGACATCCAGGCATAGATAtgctagtttttaaatttttttgttttaaatattttttgaggagtAAGtttagaaattatagaaaaattgtaAAGATAGTACAGAAGTTTCTGTATACCTCTCTCCCAGTTTATCTTAATGTTAACATGTTCTGTAACCATGGCCCATTTATCAAAACTTAAGAAATTAAGACAGGTGACATTGCCATTATTTGcatttcattagtttttctaCTCCTGTTCTTTTTCAGCTTCAGGACCCAATCTAGGACATGTCATTGCATTTAGAATACTTACAAAGCTCCCCAGGGGATCTTGTGCAGCTACAGTTGAGGACCACAGGTATACTGGGAGGTTACAAtgctctttccttcctgtttgcATACATTTTCCCACAAACATTACATTATTTTCCTCTTGAGATATATACATCATACACTGGTGACTCATACTCCATTATATTACTCAAGTGACATATTGAGGGCAGAATAATCATATAATAGTCTTTTATATCTGGATATACTTCAGAATTTATACTTTCACAAACACTTCTACGATTTGCACCAGAGTGTGTGAAATGGGCAAGGCAGTGATTACCATCCGGGTTTTATAGATGTGGGAATAACCTCAGAGCGGCTGGGTACTCACCTAAAGTCACACCTAACTTCCTCAGTACTTTTCATGCTGGGTCTAATCTTAGAAAATGTTCATCTCAATTGCAAGTGCCAGAGTGAGTCAACATTAGAGAAACGAGTAAACGGAAGTTTCATGTTTTAATAGTGTTGCATTGAGATGAATCATAAGAGATTTGCATATGTACCATGCACAGGGGCCTAAAGGtgaaagagatgagaaaatagaTGGAATAAAGAATACAGCACCTTAGAAGAAAAGGGATCTTCTCTTTTTACCTTTCAGGACCCTTTCTGCTTGCCCTCTTACCCCCTCCCTGTATATACACAATCTCTGCTTTCTCACTATTCTTATTCAAACACCAGTGTGCATCTaaacattttccagttttcttcttggcTTGAAACACTGGGGTCACAGAATCAAAAGTTTTGCAACCATCTGAGCCCTACTTTGTACTACCCTCCTCTCATGGTGGTACAATGGTGGTTCTTAAAGATCCATGAAACCCATGAGACTAAATCTAAAATGATGCATGAGAAGTCCCAAAGCTTTAATTCCTTTTGAGGGATCCTTCACCCAAGTGAAAGATTAAGATCCATTGCATGGGGGAAGTGTTTCTGTAAGTGTAGGCTCATGACCACCTGTatttgaagcattttttttttaaggcaaattccTAGATCTTACCTCCAAAGAAAAGGTTGCCttataaagtttttctttttattatttattttgaggaggaggaggaggagagagagagagagagagagagagagagagagagaaagagagcgagcatcccaagcagactctgtaccaTCTGCTTAGAGCCCAAGAGgaggctcgaaatcacaaaccttgcgatcatgacctgagccaaaatcatgagtcatgtttaatcaactgggccacccagcttCCCCAAATAGTTGCCTCATAAACTACAAATAATCCTATATAATTCTAGATAACAAAAACCTCAAATCATATAATAAAAGTGCTACATATTTAAATCCCTATCttccagaaagagaaactttacttttgaaatttaGATGTAGCAATGTACAGCAATGTCTGGAAATCTGCTTTGCATCTCAGTACTTGTCACATTTGgcaatgcatttttttttgcatgattATCATTAGATAATGATACCTAAGGCCAGGAGGGCAAATACCTTTCATTTTCCACACTAGTCTGTCCACAAATTAAGCAAGACTACCACTTTCAACACCACCATCTAGTGGCAAACGCAGCTGTTACCATGCCAGTTTCACAGAGTGTATATAGTTTAATTGTTCTCAAACTTGTTTCTGCAGCCATACAAATGAGCAGCATTTCTCCTGGAAACAGATAAATGGCATCCTTTTCCAAATTTTCATGGACAGAGGACCGAAGACACATTTATGAACATGATCAATTTTAAGTGTGTGGATGTGCGTGGGTGTTGGTTTTAAACCACAACCTTCTCTTTAAATCTTTGGCTCCTGCTGGGTATTTTCTACCAGTGATAATCTACTCCATAATAAATGTAAAGGTTTAGCGACAGCTTTTCACGGGTGTGCGTTTAAAATCTGTGGATTTGCAtgctttagaatattttatattgcaAGCCATTtgactcctccccaccccccacaaacaGGATAAAAAAGTCCAGATACAGAATTACATATAAAGAGAAACTTGATGTAGGTGAGCGATGACGTTACAAGTAAGTATGTAAAAGGCTAGTATCGCTGCAAGGATAACTGGTCACCGCATGGGAGGAAAACATTCTTGGTCTTTTCACAGCCGTCCAGAAACAACGATTATTAGTCTCTCTCATGGGCATGGCATAATCACTCTCAATTTCATTCTCGCTCTAATTCCCGCAAAGTATGCAGTACAAAAAAAAGTCCCCAGTTATCCCCTATTCCAGTGTGAGGCTTCCCATCCATTAGActttaaataaagtttacttgGGGTTCCTTGCTGACAATACGTAGTTTATATTGTGGAAAAACTGAGTATGCCGAAGTATAATCATCTGCGTATTCCTACCACGCAAGAATTTCTAACATTTCCTAACATCCGATAATTACGCTATTGTGGTAACGGCATATACCcatcacttttctttaaaaatcagtgtcatGCGTTTAAGAGTACGTTTATTAGTATTTCGAGAGAGACATCTTAGTGCGTAAATCGTCACCGAATGTCCCCACGGGCAAGCACTGGAACTCGGAGTAGCTGACTGGCGGGGAATCGCAGCGGGTCCGCGCGGGTCAACGGCGGCCGGTATCCGGGAAAGTAACTGAGGCTCGGCAATGGCTTCAAGGCGCCAACCGAAACCTTACAGGGGCCACCAACTCCACCCGCAGTGAGCTCACGGCTCCCCTCCCCGCGCATGCGCCAGGCCTGAGCTCGCACCACCTCAGCAGCGCGGCTTCTGCGCAGGCACCAGGCTCAGACACCGGAAGCGGAAAGTCTGCGGAGTCGGGTCGACACCTCAGGGAAAAGTAGCCATGCGCGTGTTGGAGGAGACGGGGCCCGAGGCCACAGCGACCCCGTGCGGGTGCGTGAAGCCGGCTTTGGAAACAGGTAACTTCTCAGAGACCGGCGGTTCCGCACCCAAAAGCGGTCTAAGCGCAGGCCTTCGACTTCAGTGCAGAGAGGGACGTAAAATGCGAGAACTTGAACCGAAGTGCGTCATCGTTCTTCTTGCGCAGCCACGGATCACGTGCACCCGCGACCACGTGATTTTGCTGCGGAGAGTGCGATGATGTCATCTCCCGATCTCTTCTTGGTAGCTGTGGTTGCCTT carries:
- the HEMGN gene encoding hemogen, producing the protein MDLGKDQSRVTLHQTPGPPQEKNHVPEIIGTWNLRNREQLRKRKVEAQEKQTSQWQLGEKKCKKPRTGKGNKRGRKRQQNTDLKVEPQSQFKKDTGERALVPMEKGTEPPRTITEALSLEASPKNVVPEKKFSAMDQESTIHQENSSELQETATQNHPSEMCQDMADPEVLSPKMCQETAVLQGHPSKMCSDVAEPKAFSSKMCQETAILQNHSSRMCLGVTNPEDLSPKMCQEIVVFQGHPFRMCPDMAEPEDLSPKLCQETAIVKVLPSESEDRADLEGCSPEAFPKPDVPKAYAHETYQKRAEPGEYNSEPDQGMAEIESFLPKTEEIAVPKDLSIKTHQETVEPEHFSHETYKEIAVPKALSPEAIQEIPDEEYPPEIYQETPGPEDLSTNTYKNKDVTEECFPEPYQGTKGPQGQDPKGHQEEAMDVYTFPQEMGGKPKAEEPNIPAIPNVPQEIHPENDVYSYVLF